A single region of the Salvia miltiorrhiza cultivar Shanhuang (shh) chromosome 8, IMPLAD_Smil_shh, whole genome shotgun sequence genome encodes:
- the LOC130996709 gene encoding uncharacterized protein LOC130996709 codes for MAIWVLLLSFATLTELSANAAATPGFPSSAIKAEAQRSVASKGNKLYKEEFFTQILDHFNYNPQSYHTFQQRYLINSKHWGGAAANSPIFVYTGNEGDIEWFAQNTGFMFETAPHFKALLLFIEHRFYGKSIPYGGSKEVAYSNSSTLGCLSSTQALADYATLILDLKHNLSALDSPVVVFGGSYGGMLAAWFRLKYPHVAVGALASSAPILNFDNITSPFAFNHIITQDFRSESENCYKVIKRSWQEIEDTAAKAGGLEILRKAFRICKNYISAGYLEGWLGTAYTYTAMTDYPTPTNFLNPLPAYPVKQMCKAIDDPKTGNNTFEKLYGAANIYYNYSGDATCFDLADDSDPHGLGGWTWQACTEMILLTDGDTVDSIFPPSNYSYNDRVQFCEDRFNVKPRPTWAPTEFGARHIHRVLKRFGSNIIFFNGLRDPWSGGGVLKDISKSVIAIVAKEGAHHVDLRFSTKEDPKWLKEVRNREVHIISQWLSQYYHDLADSLNY; via the exons atggCGATATGGGTGCTTCTGCTCTCATTTGCAACATTGACGGAATTGTCCGCGAACGCGGCGGCGACGCCTGGTTTTCCATCTTCAGCAATCAAGGCAGAGGCGCAGCGGTCTGTAGCATCCAAAGGCAACAAACTCTACAAAGAAGAGTTCTTCACCCAAATCCTCGATCACTTCAACTACAATCCACAGAGCTACCACACCTTCCAGCAACGCTATCTGATCAACAGCAAACActggggcggcgccgccgccaaCTCCCCCATCTTCGTCTACACCGGCAACGAAGGCGACATCGAATGGTTCGCTCAGAACACCGGCTTCATGTTCGAGACCGCCCCCCATTTCAAAGCTCTCTTGCTCTTCATCGAG CATAGATTCTATGGGAAGTCTATACCTTATGGCGGGAGCAAAGAGGTGGCGTATTCTAATTCGTCGACGCTGGGTTGCTTGAGCTCCACGCAGGCACTAGCAGATTATGCAACTCTCATTCTTGATCTCAAGCACAATCTGTCGGCACTTGATTCGCCTGTTGTTGTGTTCGGAGGTTCCTATGGTGGAA TGCTGGCAGCATGGTTTAGATTGAAGTATCCGCATGTAGCTGTGGGGGCTTTGGCTTCTTCTGCACCAATCCTCAATTTCGACAACATCACTTCCCCATTTGCTTTCAACCATATCATCACCCAAGATTTTAGG AGTGAGAGTGAGAATTGTTACAAAGTGATAAAAAGATCGTggcaagaaattgaagacacgGCAGCAAAAGCTGGTGGATTGGAAATTCTCAGAAAGGCATTCAGAATATGCAA gaattatATAAGTGCAGGGTATTTAGAAGGTTGGCTTGGTACAGCATATACATACACAGCCATGACGGATTATCCAACTCCCACCAATTTCCTCAATCCTTTGCCTGCCTATCCTGTCAAACAG ATGTGCAAAGCAATTGACGATCCGAAAACTGGAAACAATACATTCGAGAAATTATATGGTGCGGCCAACATTTACTACAACTATAGTGGTGATGCCACGTGTTTCGATCTGGCTGATGATTCGGATCCTCACGGCCTCGGTGGGTGGACGTGGCAG GCATGTACTGAGATGATTCTATTAACAGACGGCGACACCGTAGACAGCATATTCCCGCCGTCCAACTACAGCTACAACGATCGAGTGCAATTTTGCGAAGATAGGTTCAACGTCAAGCCCAGGCCCACTTGGGCCCCCACCGAGTTCGGAGCCCGT CATATTCACAGAGTTCTGAAGCGTTTTGGCAGCAACATCATCTTCTTTAATGGGCTAAGGGATCCATGGAGCGGTGGAGG GGTGCTAAAAGATATATCAAAGAGTGTGATTGCCATTGTTGCCAAAGAAG GTGCGCACCACGTGGACCTTCGATTCTCAACAAAGGAAGATCCAAAATGGCTTAAAGAAGTGAGGAATAGAGAAGTCCACATCATATCACAGTGGCTCTCTCAATATTATCATGATTTGGCTGACTCTCTCAATTATTAA
- the LOC130996707 gene encoding uncharacterized protein At5g41620-like isoform X2, producing MTRRGHREVMMEGLNLNEPTKIRKRGCSSSPSSSSRIYNYRLSKRAILVGKNRGVGLGRSRSSTPVPTWRTTPLRGAIETPKYSQGGRSARPVSARRLAATLWEMNEMPSPKMSESNLDVRKRQQRKSGSRMSLKAEKLMHSGFGLHSGSGSGYLPPHLSDPPHSPTVSEIETRSRPQISSESGVGGKNRLKEASSALTTSKELLKIINRLWAQADQPSSSMSLISALHSELERARLQVNQLIQEQRSEKNDINYLIKCFAEEKASWKNKEHLAVEAAVGSLAHELEAERKLRRRLESLNAKLGKELAEIKSSFMKAVKELESEKRAREITEQVCDELARNIDEDRAGVEKVKREFVGVHQEVEEERELLELADKLHEERAQMKLSEAKLQFEEKSSAVGKLRKQLEAFLGTKRDKVDEDVEDGVDSKEEGSAESDLHSIELDLINNNNNDKGHNKWAYTSAVERESRRVPVSNETRARNSISGQVSRRSTSLQRSASDGVEWAAQGAGNQHIINEGFHEDDKEAPMSSYLDEMQRLRTSKGFKNHLLSSSRLGRENHSPSKKKEHSYPPRDVSHEKSKSRTAQGSRRSKW from the exons ATGACGAGGAGAGGGCATAGGGAAGTGATGATGGAGGGATTGAATTTGAATGAGCCCACCAAGATTCGGAAAAGGGGATGCTCATCTTCGCCATCTTCATCATcaagaatttacaattatagGCTGAGCAAACGGGCCATATTGGTAGGGAAGAACCGTGGGGTCGGGCTGGGGCGGTCCCGATCCAGCACCCCCGTGCCGACGTGGAGAACCACCCCTTTGAGGGGCGCCATTGAGACTCCCAAGTACTCGCAGGGCGGGAGATCGGCCCGGCCCGTCTCGGCCCGGAGGCTTGCTGCCACGCTCTGGGAGATGAACGAGATGCCGTCGCCCAAGATGAGCGAGAGCAATTTGGATGTCAGGAAGCGGCAGCAGAGGAAGAGCGGCAGCAGGATGTCGCTCAAAGCTGAGAAATTAATGCACTCTGGATTCGGGCTGCATTCGGgctcgggctcgggctatttgcCGCCGCACTTGTCCGATCCGCCTCACAGCCCGACTGTTTCTGAG ATTGAGACTCGATCACGCCCCCAGATTTCAAGTGAATCCGGCGTTGGTGGGAAGAATCGTTTGAAGGAAGCAAGCAGTGCTCTGACTACCTCAAAAGAGCTGTTGAAGATCATCAACCGCCTCTGGGCTCAAGCGGATCAGCCCTCGTCTAGCATGTCCCTCATCTCGGCCCTCCACTCCGAGCTCGAGAGAGCTCGTTTGCAGGTCAATCAGCTCATCCAAGAGCAACGGTCAGAGAAGAACGACATCAACTATCTCATCAAGTGTTTTGCCGAGGAGAAGGCCTCTTGGAAAAACAAAGAGCATCTAGCCGTGGAAGCTGCAGTGGGGTCCCTTGCCCATGAGCTAGAGGCAGAGCGAAAGCTGAGGAGGCGGCTTGAGAGCTTGAACGCGAAACTTGGCAAGGAGCTAGCAGAGATCAAGTCGTCATTCATGAAGGCGGTCAAAGAATTGGAGAGCGAAAAACGAGCAAGAGAGATAACCGAACAGGTGTGTGATGAGCTAGCAAGAAACATCGATGAGGATAGGGCCGGAGTGGAGAAGGTGAAGAGGGAGTTTGTCGGAGTTCATCAAGAGGTGGAAGAGGAGCGCGAGCTGCTGGAATTGGCCGATAAGTTGCATGAGGAACGAGCCCAAATGAAGCTCTCCGAGGCCAAACTTCAATTCGAGGAGAAGAGCTCTGCTGTTGGCAAGCTGAGGAAGCAACTCGAAGCTTTCCTTGGAACGAAACGGGACAAAGTTGATGAAGATGTTGAGGATGGTGTAGACAGCAAAGAAGAAGGCTCTGCAGAGAGTGATCTTCACTCCATTGAGTTGGACTTgatcaacaacaataacaacgaTAAAGGGCACAACAAATGGGCTTATACCTCTGCAGTTGAACGCGAGTCTAGGAGAGTACCGGTTAGTAATGAGACCAGAGCAAGAAACTCCATCTCCGGGCAGGTCTCTCGTAGGAGCACTTCTCTGCAGAGGAGCGCGTCTGATGGAGTCGAATGGGCAGCTCAAGGTGCAGGCAACCAACACATAATCAACGAGGGATTTCATGAAGACGATAAGGAAGCTCCAATGAGTAGCTATTTGGACGAAATGCAGAGGCTCAGAACTAGTAAAGGTTTCAAGAATCACTTACTATCAAGCTCTCGGTTAGGGAGAGAAAACCATAGTCCATCGAAGAAGAAGGAACATTCGTATCCTCCCAGAGATGTAAGTCATGAAAAATCCAAGTCAAGAACAGCACAAGGCAGCAGGAGATCTAAATGGTGA
- the LOC130996707 gene encoding uncharacterized protein At5g41620-like isoform X1 gives MTRRGHREVMMEGLNLNEPTKIRKRGCSSSPSSSSRIYNYRLSKRAILVGKNRGVGLGRSRSSTPVPTWRTTPLRGAIETPKYSQGGRSARPVSARRLAATLWEMNEMPSPKMSESNLDVRKRQQRKSGSRMSLKAEKLMHSGFGLHSGSGSGYLPPHLSDPPHSPTVSEKMDRSGTGSRRRPSISQKLMSADRNSGPIDSVSNASFMEIETRSRPQISSESGVGGKNRLKEASSALTTSKELLKIINRLWAQADQPSSSMSLISALHSELERARLQVNQLIQEQRSEKNDINYLIKCFAEEKASWKNKEHLAVEAAVGSLAHELEAERKLRRRLESLNAKLGKELAEIKSSFMKAVKELESEKRAREITEQVCDELARNIDEDRAGVEKVKREFVGVHQEVEEERELLELADKLHEERAQMKLSEAKLQFEEKSSAVGKLRKQLEAFLGTKRDKVDEDVEDGVDSKEEGSAESDLHSIELDLINNNNNDKGHNKWAYTSAVERESRRVPVSNETRARNSISGQVSRRSTSLQRSASDGVEWAAQGAGNQHIINEGFHEDDKEAPMSSYLDEMQRLRTSKGFKNHLLSSSRLGRENHSPSKKKEHSYPPRDVSHEKSKSRTAQGSRRSKW, from the exons ATGACGAGGAGAGGGCATAGGGAAGTGATGATGGAGGGATTGAATTTGAATGAGCCCACCAAGATTCGGAAAAGGGGATGCTCATCTTCGCCATCTTCATCATcaagaatttacaattatagGCTGAGCAAACGGGCCATATTGGTAGGGAAGAACCGTGGGGTCGGGCTGGGGCGGTCCCGATCCAGCACCCCCGTGCCGACGTGGAGAACCACCCCTTTGAGGGGCGCCATTGAGACTCCCAAGTACTCGCAGGGCGGGAGATCGGCCCGGCCCGTCTCGGCCCGGAGGCTTGCTGCCACGCTCTGGGAGATGAACGAGATGCCGTCGCCCAAGATGAGCGAGAGCAATTTGGATGTCAGGAAGCGGCAGCAGAGGAAGAGCGGCAGCAGGATGTCGCTCAAAGCTGAGAAATTAATGCACTCTGGATTCGGGCTGCATTCGGgctcgggctcgggctatttgcCGCCGCACTTGTCCGATCCGCCTCACAGCCCGACTGTTTCTGAG AAAATGGATCGGTCGGGAACAGGCAGTCGTCGTAGGCCGTCCATTTCTCAGAAGCTTATGTCTGCTGATCGAAACAGTGGACCTATTGATTCTGTTAGCAATGCCAGTTTTATGGAG ATTGAGACTCGATCACGCCCCCAGATTTCAAGTGAATCCGGCGTTGGTGGGAAGAATCGTTTGAAGGAAGCAAGCAGTGCTCTGACTACCTCAAAAGAGCTGTTGAAGATCATCAACCGCCTCTGGGCTCAAGCGGATCAGCCCTCGTCTAGCATGTCCCTCATCTCGGCCCTCCACTCCGAGCTCGAGAGAGCTCGTTTGCAGGTCAATCAGCTCATCCAAGAGCAACGGTCAGAGAAGAACGACATCAACTATCTCATCAAGTGTTTTGCCGAGGAGAAGGCCTCTTGGAAAAACAAAGAGCATCTAGCCGTGGAAGCTGCAGTGGGGTCCCTTGCCCATGAGCTAGAGGCAGAGCGAAAGCTGAGGAGGCGGCTTGAGAGCTTGAACGCGAAACTTGGCAAGGAGCTAGCAGAGATCAAGTCGTCATTCATGAAGGCGGTCAAAGAATTGGAGAGCGAAAAACGAGCAAGAGAGATAACCGAACAGGTGTGTGATGAGCTAGCAAGAAACATCGATGAGGATAGGGCCGGAGTGGAGAAGGTGAAGAGGGAGTTTGTCGGAGTTCATCAAGAGGTGGAAGAGGAGCGCGAGCTGCTGGAATTGGCCGATAAGTTGCATGAGGAACGAGCCCAAATGAAGCTCTCCGAGGCCAAACTTCAATTCGAGGAGAAGAGCTCTGCTGTTGGCAAGCTGAGGAAGCAACTCGAAGCTTTCCTTGGAACGAAACGGGACAAAGTTGATGAAGATGTTGAGGATGGTGTAGACAGCAAAGAAGAAGGCTCTGCAGAGAGTGATCTTCACTCCATTGAGTTGGACTTgatcaacaacaataacaacgaTAAAGGGCACAACAAATGGGCTTATACCTCTGCAGTTGAACGCGAGTCTAGGAGAGTACCGGTTAGTAATGAGACCAGAGCAAGAAACTCCATCTCCGGGCAGGTCTCTCGTAGGAGCACTTCTCTGCAGAGGAGCGCGTCTGATGGAGTCGAATGGGCAGCTCAAGGTGCAGGCAACCAACACATAATCAACGAGGGATTTCATGAAGACGATAAGGAAGCTCCAATGAGTAGCTATTTGGACGAAATGCAGAGGCTCAGAACTAGTAAAGGTTTCAAGAATCACTTACTATCAAGCTCTCGGTTAGGGAGAGAAAACCATAGTCCATCGAAGAAGAAGGAACATTCGTATCCTCCCAGAGATGTAAGTCATGAAAAATCCAAGTCAAGAACAGCACAAGGCAGCAGGAGATCTAAATGGTGA